From a region of the Lactuca sativa cultivar Salinas chromosome 4, Lsat_Salinas_v11, whole genome shotgun sequence genome:
- the LOC111896013 gene encoding uncharacterized protein LOC111896013 has protein sequence MPRRTNWLNPNRLSTPQQQQPQPPPEINPSISTVQLEEIIAQRIVAALSNVTRDGVRNEGHVGTTRTCTYKDFMNCRPKIFHGNEGVVNLTRWLEKTESVFQIGFCPDDCKVRFAACTFTDAALTWWNRHVNTMGIDTANSMKWEELKMMLLEEYCPREEIHKLEQELWTLTMKGSEVKAYTARFNDLAVMCPSLVTPEYKKIERYIWGLASQIKGMVIASKHATYDSTKRIAHQVTLTEIQGTKVISKAKSPKSRTNKHKFNRKNPKQSSEKRQEVATNYVATTALPTQPKSSWCNQCNRHHPGDCFACMKCKKKGHTTSYCRSTTPAIVNQQTNNGIDRGEGRKCYECGEVGHIKK, from the coding sequence ATGCCTAGAAGGACTAATTGGCTAAACCCTAACCGACTATCaacaccacaacaacaacaaccacaaccaccaccagaaATAAACCCCTCAATAAGTACCGTACAACTTGAAGAAATCATAGCTCAAAGAATTGTTGCGGCTCTATCTAATGTTACAAGAGATGGAGTTAGAAATGAAGGCCATGTAGGGACCACTAGAACATGTACCTACAAAGATTTTATGAATTGCAGGCCAAAAATCTTTCATGGAAATGAAGGGGTAGTTAATTTGACAAGGTGGCTAGAAAAGACAGAATCCGTCTTTCAAATAGGCTTTTGTCCAGACGATTGTAAAGTACGATTTGCAGCATGTACTTTCACTGATGCAGCTCTTACATGGTGGAATAGGCATGTGAATACAATGGGGATTGATACTGCAAATTCCATGAAATGGGAAGAGCTAAAAATGATGCTACTAGAGGAGTATTGTCCTAGGGAGGAAATACATAAGCTGGAACAAGAATTGTggaccctaaccatgaagggttcaGAGGTAAAAGCTTATACCGCTAGATTTAATGATCTTGCAGTAATGTGTCCATCACTTGTAACCCCTGAAtataagaagattgagcgatataTATGGGGTTTAGCATCACAAATCAAAGGCATGGTGATCGCATCAAAGCATGCGACTTATGATAGCACCAAGAGGATAGCTCATCAGGTAACCCTCACAGAGATCCAAGGAACAAAAGTAATCTCAAAGGCTAAGTCTCCCAAATCTAGAACAAACAAGCACAAGTTTAATAGGAAGAATCCCAAACAATCATCTGAGAAAAGACAAGAAGTGGCAACCAATTATGTAGCCACAACAGCATTACCTACGCAACCAAAATCTTCATGGTGCAATCAGTGCAATCGTCATCATCCAGGTGACTGTTTTGCTTGcatgaagtgcaagaaaaaggggCATACTACTAGTTACTGCAGGAGCACAACACCTGCAATAGTCAATCAACAAACCAATAATGGGATAGACCGTGGTGAAGGAAGAAAATGCTACGAGTGTGGGGAGGTTGGACATATCAAGAAATAA